GGCGCCATTGTTCGACACCCAACTGGCGGCCGCCTACCTGAACCTGGGTTTCTCCATGGGCTATTCGCGCCTGGTGCAGGAAGTCCTGGGCATCGAGTTGCCCAAGGGCGAAACCCGGTCCGACTGGCTGCAGCGCCCGCTGTCGCAGACTCAGGTCAGCTACGCCGCCGAAGACGCGGTGCACCTGGCTCAGGTGTTCACCGAGCTGCGCCCCAAACTGTCGGCTGACAAGTACCGCTGGGTGCTGGAAGACGGTGCCGAGCTGGTGGCCAACCTGCGCCGTGAAGTGGACCCCTACGAGGTCTATCGCGAGGCCAAGCTGGCCTGGAAACTGTCCCGCGCCCAGTTGGCGGTGCTGCGCGAACTCTGTGCCTGGCGCGAGCGTGAAGCCCGTGCCCGGGACTTGCCGCGCAACCGTATCGTGCGTGAACACGCCCTCTGGCCCCTGGCCAAGACCCAGCCCGACACCCTGTCGGCGCTGGCCAAGATCGAAGACATGCACCCGCGTACCGTGCGCCAGGACGGCGAGTTTCTCCTCGACCTGATCAAGCGCACCGCCGCCCTGGGCCCGGATCAGTGGCCGCCGGCCGTCCCCGAGCCGTTGCCGATCGAAGCCGCGGCCCTGCTCAAGCGCCTCAAGGCCGTGGGCCAGGTCGAGGCCGAGCGCCTGGGCATCGCCCCGGAAGTCATGCTGCGCAAGAAAACCCTGGAAAGCCTGCTCAAGAGCGGTTTCCCCAACGGGCCTTACCAATTGCCTGATTCGCTGCGTGGCTGGCGTCGCGAATTGATGGGCCAGGCGCTGCTGGACAGCCTGGCCACCGCCGGAGAACAGCCTTGAAACGTATCTGCTCCATCTATAAAAGCCCGCGCAAGAACGAGATGTACCTCTACGTCCTCAAGAGCGAGGCCCTGGAACGCGTGCCGGAAAACCTGCTGCTGGCTTTCGGCAAGCCGCAACATGCCTTCGACCTGGTCCTGACCCCGGAGCGCAAGCTGTCCCGGGAAGATATCCACCAGGTGCTGGAGAACCTCGAGAAGCAGGGTTATCACCTGCAGATGCCGCCGGCCGAAGACGAGTACATCGAGCATTTGCCCGAAGAGCTGCTGCGTCGCAATGATCCGGTCTGACCCGTAGCGGCTCGGTCCCGAGCCGCTGTTAGATGCAAACTGACTGACCTGGCCGCCGCCTTGATCGATGGAGCGAAACTCCGTCGGCGGCGACCTGCACCGTTTTTTAAGGTTTGAGCCATGCGCGTTCTGATTGCCGAACACGATCACGCTGTTTATGCCCGCCTGTTGCGTCAGGCGGCCCCGGAGCTGGAAGTGCTGACCAGCGGCGACTCCGCCGAACTGTCGCGGCTGGCGGCCGATTGCCCGGTCTGGCTGGGACAGCCGGACCTGCTGGCAACCCTGTTGCGCCAGGGGCACCAGCCCCAGTGGTTGCAATCCACCTGGGCCGGCATCACTCCGCTGCTGGCCGATGGTTTGCCCCGGCATTACCGCCTGACTCGGGCGGTGGGGATCTTTGGTCAGGTGATGGCCGAGTACGTGCTGACCTACATCCTCGGCCATGAGCGTGAAGTGCTGGCGCGACTGGTCAGCCAGGTGGAGCGCAAGTGGGACAACCGCCTGGGCCAGAGCCTGGTGGGACGCAAGGTGCTGATCGTCGGCACCGGCGACATCGGCCAGAGCGTGGCGCAGTTCCTGGTGCCGTTCGGGGTCAAGCTGTACGGCATCGCCAGCCAGGCCCGGGAGCAGGCGCCCTTTATCGAAGTGGCCGGCCTGCAAGACCTGGGACGGTTGGTGGGGGAAGTGGA
This genomic stretch from Pseudomonas sp. Os17 harbors:
- a CDS encoding D-2-hydroxyacid dehydrogenase — protein: MRVLIAEHDHAVYARLLRQAAPELEVLTSGDSAELSRLAADCPVWLGQPDLLATLLRQGHQPQWLQSTWAGITPLLADGLPRHYRLTRAVGIFGQVMAEYVLTYILGHEREVLARLVSQVERKWDNRLGQSLVGRKVLIVGTGDIGQSVAQFLVPFGVKLYGIASQAREQAPFIEVAGLQDLGRLVGEVDYVVNLLPNTPSTHDLYDAALFRQFKPTGLFINVGRGVSVVDADLVQALKDGHLAGAVIDVCRQEPLPQRHPFWTAWGLLLTGHSSAPTSPELMVQLFVDNLRAYEARQALRGEVDFARGY
- the rnd gene encoding ribonuclease D, producing MAIDIHWIRDNDSLGQLCAQWQQLPFVALDTEFMRVDTFYPIAALLQIGDGQRAYLIDPLTIDNWQPLAALLENPAVVKVVHACSEDLEVLLRLTGSLPAPLFDTQLAAAYLNLGFSMGYSRLVQEVLGIELPKGETRSDWLQRPLSQTQVSYAAEDAVHLAQVFTELRPKLSADKYRWVLEDGAELVANLRREVDPYEVYREAKLAWKLSRAQLAVLRELCAWREREARARDLPRNRIVREHALWPLAKTQPDTLSALAKIEDMHPRTVRQDGEFLLDLIKRTAALGPDQWPPAVPEPLPIEAAALLKRLKAVGQVEAERLGIAPEVMLRKKTLESLLKSGFPNGPYQLPDSLRGWRRELMGQALLDSLATAGEQP
- a CDS encoding YcgL domain-containing protein, with the protein product MKRICSIYKSPRKNEMYLYVLKSEALERVPENLLLAFGKPQHAFDLVLTPERKLSREDIHQVLENLEKQGYHLQMPPAEDEYIEHLPEELLRRNDPV